The nucleotide sequence CCCAGCCCATGGCGGCCGCCGCCCTGCGGATCGAGGGCCGGTTGTTCTCCACCCTTCCCGCGGTGCACGACATCCTGCCGTGGCGGAACTCCCACATCATCTACGTGAGCCCGATCATCGGCCAGGATTCGGTCTATGACGGGTCGTTCCTCCGGCCGTTCAAGACCATCCGGAAGGCGCAGACCGTCGCCGACCGGGGCTGGACCATCTACCTGCTGCCCGGGCTTTACAGCGAGGACAGCGGCGAGGATTTCCCCATCTATCTGAAGTACTGTGTCCTGATCCGGGGCGCGGACGCCCGCTCCGTCTTTATCCTAGGCGGCAGCACGTCGTCCGGCCCCGCTGAGAGTTGCGCCGTGACAGGCGAGAACCGGGGGCTGATCGCCGACGTGACCATCATGAACCCGCATGGGCACGGCATCTACGCCGATACCACCATCGGCGTGAACGATTGTCGGTTTCTGCACTGCGCCGGCACCGGGATCAAGCTGATCGGCGGGCGGACCGTCATCACGGACTGCACGCTGACCGGCAACACCATCGGCGTGTTCGTCGGGGCGGAAGCGGACCCGGACCTGGGCGGCGGGCTGTATTACGGCACCGGCGGCAACGTGCTGATGGGCAACCACCACTGCGACCTCTTCATCGAGGACAAGTGCACCATCGGACTCCGCTTCAACAGATGGGACAGCGCGTTCCCCAGCTGGGGCACGGTCTGTGAGGGAGGGGTGGACATCGCCTCACCCACCGGGGTTTTTTACGACCATTGATGGGCGCTCGCCGGGCGGACACGTCCGCCTGGAGTGGCGATGATCCTGCGGACGGCAGGCGGGGCAGGGGGGCGGCGGCGGCGCGTAGGGCCGGCCGTCGCACAGCCCATGACTCAGGGCAACACGCGCAACGCCGCCCAGTGGGCGGCGATCAGCCAGACCAGCCGGAGGAGCAGCGCGGCGCACAGGGCCAGGATCAGCCCCCGGATCCGGCGTTCCCGGGCCCGGTCGCCCCGGGGCAGGCCGTAGCTGCCGTAAGCGGCCACGACGTCGGCCACGCGGCGCCGGCCGCGCGCCACTTCCACGAAAATCGCGGCATAGGTGGCGAACGAGACCGCCACGAAGCCGGTCATCACCCAGAGGGCGTCGCGTTGCAGCGGCTCGAGGTCGAAGGCGTAAGCGAAGAACGCGACCATCTCGGCGAACACCGCGGCTTTGCCCCAGAAGTTGGGCACGACGGGCACACGCTCCCGGCGGGAGATGAGCCAGCCGCCCAGGGCGATGAGGCCATCCTTGACGTACAGCAGGACCATGGCCCACGTGGGGAAATCGGTGTACAGGACCAGGGCCGCACTCAGGACCAGCGCGCAGATCTTGTCCGCGGCCGGATCCAGCACCTTCCCCAGATCCGACACCCGGCCCAGCCGGCGGGCGGCCAGCCCGTCGAAAAAGTCGCTCAGCGCCACCCAGCCGACCAGGACCAGGAGCAGCAGCCGGTGGGAGCCGGCCATGGCATACACCATGAACGGCAACACCGCCACGCGGCTGGCGGACAGAGCGTTGGGCAGATTGAGCCAGGCGGGCATCAGCGGATGAGCCCCTGGTCCAGCATCCGCCGGATGATGGCCAGGGTGTTGTAGGTGCAGCGCGGCACGTCGGCCAGGATCTTCGCCAGACTGGCGCCTTCGGTGATTTTCATCCAGATCAGCAGGGCGCTGTCGAGCGTCTCCTCGTCGTCCCAGTCCAGGGTGGGGCGCGTCGGCCGGAAGACCTGGGTGAAGTCGGAGATCTCGGCGGTGAACACCAGCAGTTCATCCTTCATCCGCATGGCTTCCAGCAGGAGATTCATGGGACTCTTTTCTATGGGCGTCTCGAAGTTCAGGGAGTCCACCTGCTCGCCCCGGAAGATGAACTCACCGGTCAGGTCGTGTTGGAAGATCTGGTAGAAAGCCTCTTCGCCCTCCAGGACCCCGATCTTGGCATACAGCACCTTGCCGGCGGCGAACACCACCTCGGCCCGGCGCTTGTCGGGCGTCTCGATGACCATGACGCCGTTCTGGCCCGAGTTGATCAGTGTCTGCATCACGGTGGCGACGTCGAAGTACTGCAGGCTGCCCCGCAGCTCCTTGCCCGCCTGGCTGGACGCCAGCTTCGTGTCGGCGCTCTCCAGCCGGCAGGCCAGCAGCTCGCAAAGCCGCCGGAGGAAGAAGTTGTTGCTCAGGATGAGCTCCTCGTAGGCCTCCGGCGGGATCTCGAGCAGTTCGGCCTGCTGCGGCACCCGGGCCGAGGCCGAGCGGGGACGGCCGGTGATCAGGGCCATCTCCCCCAGGCACTCGCCGGTGGTGAGGTAGGCGACCACGGCGGGGGGCGCGTCATTGGGCTTGGCTTTCTGGATCTCCACCACGCCGCCGCGGATCACAAACAGGCTGAACCCCTGTTCACCTTCGCGGAAGAGCAGTTCGCCCGGTCCCAGGCGGCGAATGATGCCGCGGCGGTACACGTCCTCCAGCAGGGAATCGGGCAGCCCTTTGAACAGCTCGGATTGCTTCAGGAATTGAATGTCACTGCTCATCGCCACCTCCGGGGATCGCGAGGTGCAGTTCGCGGAGCTGGTCGGGCGCCACCGCCGACGGCGACCCGGACATCAGGCACATCGCCGAGGTGGTCTTGGGGAACGGGATGACATCCCGGATCGATTTGCCGCCGGCCAGCACCATGACAAGCCGGTCAAGGCCGAGGGCGATGCCGCCGTGGGGCGGCGTCCCGTAGCGCAGCGCCTCGAGGAAAAAGCCGAACTTCTCCTGGGCCTCGGCCGGACCGATGCCCAGGGTGCCGAACACCTTGCGCTGGACATCCTCGCGGTGGATCCGGATGGAGCCGCCGCCGATCTCGGTGCCGTTGAGCACCAGGTCGTAGGCTTGGGCCAGCGCCGCCGCCGGATCGGCGTACGCGGGATCCGCCGGCGCGGTGAAGGGGTGGTGGCAGGCGTAGTACCGGCCGTCGGCCGCGTCGTACTCGAACATGGGAAAGTCCACCACCCAGAGGAAGCGGAAGTCGCGGTCGTCGAGCCAGCCTTCGCGTCGCGCCACGTGGAGGCGAAGGGTGCCCAGCGCCTCGCTCACGGTCTTGTAGGGGCCGGCCACGAGGACGACCAAGGCGTCGGCGGCGCCGGCCGCCGCCTGAAAGGCGCGTGCCTTCACGCCGTCAGGGACGGCCGCCGGCAGCGAGGACTTCCATGTGCCGGTGTCGGGCCGGATCCAGGCCAAGCCGGCGGCGCCGCAGGCCTTGACGACGTCCTGCAAGCCGTCCATGTCCTTGCGGGAGTACTTCGCGCCGCCGGGGATGGCCAGGCCGCGGACGCAGCCGCCCTCGGCGACGATCCGCGCGAACACGGCGAACGGCCCGTCGCGGAAGCAGTCCGACAGATCGTGGATCTCCATCCCCGCGCGGACGTCGGGCCGGTCGGAGCCGTAACGGTCCATCGCGTCGCGGTAGGACATCCGCGGGAACGGCGCCGGCACCTCGACGCCCGCCAGGCGGAACACCTGCTGCATCATGGGTTCCAGCAGGGCGATGATGTCCTCCCGCGTGACGAAGCTCATCTCGATGTCCACCTGGGTGAACTCGGGCTGGCGGTCGGCGCGCAGGTCCTCGTCGCGGAAGCAGCGCACGATCTGAAAGTAGCGGTCCTGGCCGGCGATCATGAGCAGCTGCTTGAACAGCTGCGGCGACTGGGGCAGGGCGTAGAACTTGCCGTGGTGGATCCGGCTGGGCACGAGGTAATCGCGGGCGCCCTCGGGCGTCGAACGCGTCAGGAAGGGCGTCTCGAGCTCCAGGAAGCGCTGCGCGTCGAGGTATCGCCGGATCTCCAGGGCCACCCGGTGCCGCAGGACCAGGTTCGCGGTCATGGGCGCGCGGCGCAGATCGAGGTAGCGGTACTTCAGGCGCAGCTCCTCGGAGGCCCGGACCTCGTCCTGGATCTCGAAGGGGGGCAGCTCCGCCGGGCTGAGCACCTCGAGCTCGTCGGCCACCACCTCCACCCGGCCCGTGGGCATGTGCGGGTTAACGTTCTCCGGCGTGCGGGCGGCGACCTGGCCCCGGACGCGGATGACGAACTCCGACCGCAGGGCGGCGGCCCGCTCATAGAGCGCCGCGTCGCGGTCCCGATAGAACGTCACCTGGCAGAGGCCGTACCGGTCGCGCAGCTGCAGGAACAGCAGGCTGCCGAGGTCGCGCTGGGCATGCACCCAGCCCGCCAGGGTCACGTCCCGGCCCACGAGCTCGAGGTCGGGTTCGCCACAGGTGTGCGTGCGCAGGCTCATTGCGTCACTCCTTCTCGGCGGGCTGCTGCCGGAGGACGGCCTCCAGTTCGGTCAGGGGCACCAGGATCTGCTCGCCGGTGATCAGGCTCTTCAGGGCGGCCTGGCCGGCTTCGGCTTCCGCGTCGCCGATGATCACCACACGGGGCACGCCCAGCCGGTTGGCGTGGCGCAGGTGGCTCTTCAGGCTGCGGTCCTGGAAGTCCTGGCTCACCGCAAAGCCTGCGCGGCGCAGCCGGGCGGCCGCCACCTGGGCCAGTTCCTGGGCCGTCTCACCGAGCGGCGCCAGGTGGACGTCCGGAACCGGCCGCGAACCGGCGCGCACCGCCTCGGGCAGGGCCAGCACGAAGCGATCCAGGCCGAGAGCGAAGCCGAAGCCGTGAGTGGGCGGCCCCCCCAGTTGCTCCACCAATCCGTCGTAGCGGCCGCCGCCGAGCAGCGAATTCTGGGCGCCCAGGGCGCCGGAGGTGATCTCGAAGGTGGTCTTCACGTAGTAATCCAGCCCGCGGACCATTCGGGGATTTTCGTGGTACGCGATCCCCAGCAGCCCCAAGTGCTTTTTGAGCCGCTCGTGGTGCGAGCGGCACGGCGGGCACAGGTACTCGAGAATGCTCGGCAGGGTGTTGATGGTGTCCTGGCAGTCCGGGTTCTTGCAATCCAGCACCCGCAGGGGATTGACGGCGATCCGGCGGACGCAATCGGCGCAGAGGCGACCGGCCGCCGCCTGCTCCCGCTCCTGCAGCACGGCCAGGAAGGCCGGCCGGCAGGTGGGGCAGCCGATGGAGTTGATCCAGAGGCGGGTGTCGCCGATGCCCAGCCGGTCCATCAGCAGCATGAGCATATCGATGACCTCGGCTTCGACGCCGGGGCTGTCGGGGCCGAGCACCTCGGCGCCGATCTGGTAGAACTGGCGGTAGCGGCCCTTCTGCGGCCGCTCGTAGCGGAACATGGGGCCGGCATAGTACAGTTTACGGGTCCCGCCGTCCTTGTAGAGCTGGTGCTGGATGTAGGCGCGCACCAGCGAGGCCGTTCCCTCGGGGCGCAGAGTCAGTGACTGGTCATTGCGGTCGGTGAAGGTGTACATCTCCTTCTCGACGATGTCGGTGGTGTCGCCGATCCCGCGGGCGAACAGCTCGGTCACCTCGAAGATGGGCAGTCGCAGCTCCTCGAAGCCGTACCGGTCGAAGATGGCGGCGCTCTCCCGCTCCACCAGGTGCCACAGGTGGATCTCGTCGGGGAGGATGTCACGGGTGCCCCGCACGCAGGTGATCATGAAGCACCTCGAAGGGTGGAATCCGAAAGCTGGTATTGTATAGGAAACAATGGGAAAAAACAAATAGCGGCGTCCGGACTGGCCGGTGCTAGTTCACCACCCAGCCCTTTTCCCGCTCGACGAACGACACCCCGTGCATTTCACCGTTCTTCCAAACGATGGCGATGATGCCCTTCACCTTCTTGCGGCCGAACGACAGGTTGACTTCGTACTCCCGGCCCACCTTGAACTCAATGGGCGGGTTGTCCGCATCCTCGAACGAAAAGCGGAAACCCTTGCGCGACACGTTCTCCGCGATGATGGCCACCGAACGGATGGTGTCCTGCTCGTCCATGAACTCCATGGTCATGGGCACCCGGATGGACACCCGCCCTTCCTTCCGTTGAACCTTCCAGTTGTTCGACATACGAGAATCCAGTGAGTTGGAGTTTCAGCCGATCGCTTTCGCCGCCGTTCCTTCTCCGATCTCAGATGAGTTCCGCCGGAGAAAGATTCCGGACAGCCAACTGCAACCTGTCCGAGAGCGGTTCGCCGGAGTCCCCGCCATTCCCGAAGGTGACGCCGCGACATCACCTACAGCCCAGCGCTTGTAAAAAGCATTATATCACAACTGCGGGTGTGGTAAGAAAACCTGCCGGCTTGACCCGACACTTTCTGTGACCGGGGAGCGGATCATTGGGCTGGCCGCTCGCGGCGGGGTCGGTGTGATTTCTGATTTATTGCCGGTCAAAAATTGGATAGACTGAGAAGTCGACAACTCCGGATTCCGAGGGAGGTGACCCGTGGCCAACGCCAAACTGTACGTTGGGGCTTCGCTGGACGCACCCGGCGGCGCGCCCAAGGGACCCTGGCATTACGATCCCGACGATCTGACCACTCATGGCCTGATCGTGGGCATGACCGGCAGCGGCAAGACCGGCCTGGCCCTGGTCCTGCTCGAGGAGCTGCTGCTGCAGCGGATCCCGCTGGTCATCCTCGATCCCAAGGGCGACCTGGCCAACCTGTGCCTCCAGTTCCCCGGGTTCGAGGCGACGGCGTTCGCCCCCTGGGTCTCGGCGGCCGAGGCGCGCCGGCGCGGGTGCGAGCCGGCCCAATTGGCGGCGGAGACCGCCGCCTCGTGGCGCGACGGGTTGGCCAAGTGGACCGTCGCGCCCGAGCGGCTGAACCAGCTCCGGGAGCTGGCCGCCTTCCGCGTCTTCACCCCCGGCTCGTCCGCAGGCGAGCCGCTGAACGTCCTGAGCATGCTCCAGCCGGATCGCGGCGACCTGGCCGATCCGGAGCGGCGCGCCGACCGCGTCAGCGGCGCCGCATCGGCCTTGCTTGGGCTGGTGGGGATCGAGGCCGATCCGATCCAGAGCCCCGAGCACATCCTGCTCGCCAACATCCTGGAGTTTTTCTGGAGCCAGGGGCACGAGGTGACGATGGAGTCGCTGCTGGGCGCCATCCAGTCGCCGCCCGTGACCAAACTGGGCATCTTTCCGGTGGACGAGCTGTATCCGCCGGTCCAGCGGCGCAAGCTGGCCATGACCCTCAACGGCATCGTCGCCGCCCCCTCCTTCGCCCTGTGGCGCCAGGGTTCGCCCCTGGCCATGGACGCGCTGCTGGCCGAGCGGAGCGGCCGGGTGCCGTGCAACATCTTCTACCTGGCCCATCTGAGCGACGCCGAGCGGATGTTCGTCGTCGCTGCGGTGCTCAACGAGATGGTCGCCTGGATGCGGCGCCAGCAGGGCTCCGACGCCCTGCGCGCCCTCCTCTACTTCGACGAGATCGCCGGCTACGCGCCGCCCTACCCGCGCAACCCGGCCGCCAAGGGACCGCTCATGACCCTGCTGAAACAGGCGCGGGCGTTCGGTGTGGGCGTACTGCTGGCCACCCAGAACCCCGTGGACGTGGACTACAAGGGACTCACCAACATGGGCACCTGGTTCATCGGCCGCCTCCAGGCCGAGGGCGACAAGGCCCGCCTCCTGGACGGCCTCGAGCTGGCCGGCGGCGGGCCCGGCCGCGCCGACACCGACGCGGCCATGTCGGCGCTCCAGAAGCGGCAGTTCCTGGTGAAGAACGTCCACGAAGCGGAACTGGCCTTCATCACCACCCGCTGGGCCATGAGCTACCTGGCCGGCCCCATGAGCCTGGCCAACGTGGCGGCGCTGTACACGACGGGTGTGCTGCAGAAGCCGTCCGTTGCCGGCCCGGTTCCGGCGCCCGCCGCGGCGGCCGGAGTGGCCGCGCCGCCGGCCGCAGAAGCGGCACCGGCGGTCGCCGGGCCGCTTGCACCCGCCCCGTTTGCCCCCACTGTCTTGGAGGGAGACCTGCCGGCCGAGCCGCAGATCTTTCCGTCATGGCCGCGGGTGTACCTGGCGCCGGGCTCCGCCCACTACGAGGAGATGAAGAGCCTGTTTCCGAAAATCGCGGTGCCCCAGGCGCTGCCCTTCCGTTACGCGCCGTACGTCCTGGCCCGGGTGAAGGCGGTCTTCGACGAGGAGCGTCACCATTTCTTCGCCGAGCAGGAGTTCTACCGCGCCGCGGGTCCGCTGGATGCCGCCGCGACACCGGTCTGGGAGAATCTGGGCGCCGTCTGGGCCGGCGCCCCGCTGTCGGTGCCGCCCGCCGCCGGTGCCCGCTTCGCTCCGGTGGCGGCCTCGTGGCTGGACCGGAAGGCCGAAGCGGCCCTGACGGAATCGGTGCTCGAGGACGTGTGGCGCGAGGAATCCATCGAACTGCATCGCCACGCCGCCCTGAAACTGGTCTCGCAACCCGGCGAGAGCCGCGATGGATTTGTCGCCCGCTGCCGTGCGGCCGCCGACGACGAGGTCGATGCCAAGGTCCGGACGCTGGAGACTCGCTACAAGCAGAAGCTCAACACGCTGGGCGACCGCCTCCAGCGCGCCCGGATCGAACTGGCCCACAAGGAGCAGGCCCATGCCGCGCGGCGCAACGAGGAGCTGATCAGCGCCGGCGAGAGCATCCTGGGGATGTTCCTGGGGTCGCGCAGCCGGCGGGCGTTCTCCGGCGCCATGAGCAAGCGCCGGATGACCGCCGCCAGCGCGCAGTCGGTCGAGGCTAAATCGCAACTGGTGAAGGATCTCGAGGCGGATGTCGCCGCCATGGAGAAGGAGCTGGCCGAGGGGATCGCCCGGCTGGAGCAGGAGGCGAACCGACGGGTGGAGGAAATCGAAACGCTGCCGGTCCGGCTGGAGAAGACCGACATCCAGGTGCTGGGTTTCACTCTGCTCTGGGTCCCGGTCCGGCCGTAGCCGACCGGTGGAACGATCGGCGGCGGGGGGCGACGCAAGTCATGGTGAGAATGCACTGC is from Acidobacteriota bacterium and encodes:
- the aspS gene encoding aspartate--tRNA ligase produces the protein MSLRTHTCGEPDLELVGRDVTLAGWVHAQRDLGSLLFLQLRDRYGLCQVTFYRDRDAALYERAAALRSEFVIRVRGQVAARTPENVNPHMPTGRVEVVADELEVLSPAELPPFEIQDEVRASEELRLKYRYLDLRRAPMTANLVLRHRVALEIRRYLDAQRFLELETPFLTRSTPEGARDYLVPSRIHHGKFYALPQSPQLFKQLLMIAGQDRYFQIVRCFRDEDLRADRQPEFTQVDIEMSFVTREDIIALLEPMMQQVFRLAGVEVPAPFPRMSYRDAMDRYGSDRPDVRAGMEIHDLSDCFRDGPFAVFARIVAEGGCVRGLAIPGGAKYSRKDMDGLQDVVKACGAAGLAWIRPDTGTWKSSLPAAVPDGVKARAFQAAAGAADALVVLVAGPYKTVSEALGTLRLHVARREGWLDDRDFRFLWVVDFPMFEYDAADGRYYACHHPFTAPADPAYADPAAALAQAYDLVLNGTEIGGGSIRIHREDVQRKVFGTLGIGPAEAQEKFGFFLEALRYGTPPHGGIALGLDRLVMVLAGGKSIRDVIPFPKTTSAMCLMSGSPSAVAPDQLRELHLAIPGGGDEQ
- a CDS encoding histidine--tRNA ligase, giving the protein MITCVRGTRDILPDEIHLWHLVERESAAIFDRYGFEELRLPIFEVTELFARGIGDTTDIVEKEMYTFTDRNDQSLTLRPEGTASLVRAYIQHQLYKDGGTRKLYYAGPMFRYERPQKGRYRQFYQIGAEVLGPDSPGVEAEVIDMLMLLMDRLGIGDTRLWINSIGCPTCRPAFLAVLQEREQAAAGRLCADCVRRIAVNPLRVLDCKNPDCQDTINTLPSILEYLCPPCRSHHERLKKHLGLLGIAYHENPRMVRGLDYYVKTTFEITSGALGAQNSLLGGGRYDGLVEQLGGPPTHGFGFALGLDRFVLALPEAVRAGSRPVPDVHLAPLGETAQELAQVAAARLRRAGFAVSQDFQDRSLKSHLRHANRLGVPRVVIIGDAEAEAGQAALKSLITGEQILVPLTELEAVLRQQPAEKE
- a CDS encoding DUF87 domain-containing protein; translation: MANAKLYVGASLDAPGGAPKGPWHYDPDDLTTHGLIVGMTGSGKTGLALVLLEELLLQRIPLVILDPKGDLANLCLQFPGFEATAFAPWVSAAEARRRGCEPAQLAAETAASWRDGLAKWTVAPERLNQLRELAAFRVFTPGSSAGEPLNVLSMLQPDRGDLADPERRADRVSGAASALLGLVGIEADPIQSPEHILLANILEFFWSQGHEVTMESLLGAIQSPPVTKLGIFPVDELYPPVQRRKLAMTLNGIVAAPSFALWRQGSPLAMDALLAERSGRVPCNIFYLAHLSDAERMFVVAAVLNEMVAWMRRQQGSDALRALLYFDEIAGYAPPYPRNPAAKGPLMTLLKQARAFGVGVLLATQNPVDVDYKGLTNMGTWFIGRLQAEGDKARLLDGLELAGGGPGRADTDAAMSALQKRQFLVKNVHEAELAFITTRWAMSYLAGPMSLANVAALYTTGVLQKPSVAGPVPAPAAAAGVAAPPAAEAAPAVAGPLAPAPFAPTVLEGDLPAEPQIFPSWPRVYLAPGSAHYEEMKSLFPKIAVPQALPFRYAPYVLARVKAVFDEERHHFFAEQEFYRAAGPLDAAATPVWENLGAVWAGAPLSVPPAAGARFAPVAASWLDRKAEAALTESVLEDVWREESIELHRHAALKLVSQPGESRDGFVARCRAAADDEVDAKVRTLETRYKQKLNTLGDRLQRARIELAHKEQAHAARRNEELISAGESILGMFLGSRSRRAFSGAMSKRRMTAASAQSVEAKSQLVKDLEADVAAMEKELAEGIARLEQEANRRVEEIETLPVRLEKTDIQVLGFTLLWVPVRP
- a CDS encoding cyclic nucleotide-binding domain-containing protein, producing MSSDIQFLKQSELFKGLPDSLLEDVYRRGIIRRLGPGELLFREGEQGFSLFVIRGGVVEIQKAKPNDAPPAVVAYLTTGECLGEMALITGRPRSASARVPQQAELLEIPPEAYEELILSNNFFLRRLCELLACRLESADTKLASSQAGKELRGSLQYFDVATVMQTLINSGQNGVMVIETPDKRRAEVVFAAGKVLYAKIGVLEGEEAFYQIFQHDLTGEFIFRGEQVDSLNFETPIEKSPMNLLLEAMRMKDELLVFTAEISDFTQVFRPTRPTLDWDDEETLDSALLIWMKITEGASLAKILADVPRCTYNTLAIIRRMLDQGLIR
- a CDS encoding DUF1565 domain-containing protein, encoding ADGGVVGTRTVPVPANGKFVGLLTGASLFPGVTELEGFVKITASQPMAAAALRIEGRLFSTLPAVHDILPWRNSHIIYVSPIIGQDSVYDGSFLRPFKTIRKAQTVADRGWTIYLLPGLYSEDSGEDFPIYLKYCVLIRGADARSVFILGGSTSSGPAESCAVTGENRGLIADVTIMNPHGHGIYADTTIGVNDCRFLHCAGTGIKLIGGRTVITDCTLTGNTIGVFVGAEADPDLGGGLYYGTGGNVLMGNHHCDLFIEDKCTIGLRFNRWDSAFPSWGTVCEGGVDIASPTGVFYDH